The Lacticaseibacillus rhamnosus DNA window CCGCTATTATGGCTGCCATTTCAGCGGTGTCAATGTTAATCCTTTGTTGGTTCAACCACCTCATTGGCCAACATACACAAAGCAGTTCACTCGCGGCATCGGCCAAAGATTTTCTCGGCGACGCTTTGACTTCAACTGGCACCATGATCGCCATTCTCGGTGCTTCCTATTGGCACATCCACTGGATTGATCCACTGGCAGCTGTTTTGATCGGGCTATTCTTGATCTGGAACGGCAGCCGAATTCTCAGCACCAGCGCTGAAAAGCTCTCCAACGGGTTCAATCCTGCCCTCCGCACCCAACTTGTGGACAAGCTGCAAACTGTTAGTGGGATACTCGCGGTCAGCTTCGTTGATGGTCGGTATGCTGGCAGCAATATTATTGTCGAAGCCGAAATCGTGCTCCCAGCCGGTGATAGCCTCGCCAAATCCTACCGCATCTGCAAAAGTGCCGAGCAAGTCCTCCAAAGTGACTTTCCAGTGCTGTACTGTTGCATTCAGGTCAAACCCAACTTACCCAAAAATATGTCTAGATGATGAGCTCCCACCACACTTGCCAGCGCAGAGAAGTGACTAACACTTAAAAAGCACAAGCCACAGACAGAATGAGTTCTGGCTGCAGCTTGTGCTTGTTTAGGTTCAAAATCGATTAGGCTTCGAGCTTTTCTTTGTTTGAATCCGCCACATAATGCGGAATCTCATCATCAATGAAATAAACCTTATACCAAACTAAGAAGGTATAAATCGTCCAAACTTTGCGGCGATCATTGCGCTCTTTGCGGTAAGTCTTATCGAGAATATCCAAAATCGCGTCTTGATCAAAGAACTCTTTAACCCAGTCTTGCTCAAATGTTTCGCGAACCTTTTTATAAAAAGGCTCATCTTCAAGCCACTGTTTGACCGGAACCGGGAAGCCGAGTTTTTCGCGACTCGCCCATTCTTCTGGCAGGTGACGGTTGGCAGCTTCACGCAAGGCGTACTTAGAATTGTGTGAGTTGATCAGATATTTGGTTGGAATACCAGCCGCCACTTTGGCAACTTCCTTATCCAAAAACGGCACCCGCAGCTCCATGGAGTTGGCCATCGACAGCTTGTCGGCCTTCAGCAAAATATCCTTAGGCATGAACTGGTGAATATCAAGGTACTGCATCTTCTTGACTTCATCATCGTAATGGCGCACCTTTTTGTACGATTCCGTTACGATATCACGAACACTCTTACTCTGGCGGAATTCCGGCTGCAAAATCTCATCGGCCTGGCCTTCATGGAAAACTAAGGCCTCACCAATGAAGAACTCTTCCGCCGGGGCCGTGGATTCATACAGATGCAGCCGTCCGTGGAAGTTCGGCATCTTCTTCAACCCATGGGCAATGCGGTACTTCACGCCGCGCGGTAACTTGCGCAAGCCGTCCGCGAAGACCCGAATCGCATGGCTGCGGGTGTGAAAACCATAGTTAGCATACCCGGCAAAAAGTTCGTCGGCCCCTTCACCAGACAAAATAACCGTCACATCTTTGTGAGCCAGTCTTGTCAGGAAGTATAACGGCACGCAGGAAGGGTTGGAATCCGGTTCGTCCAAATGATATTGAATCAACGGGAAGTTATCCAACGCCTCTTTTTCCGTCACGATATCACTGGTGTTATCTAAGCCCAATTTATCGCTGAGTTCCTTCGCGGCGACCCCTTCATGATACTTCTTGTTGTCAAAACCGATGGAGAAGGTGTGCTCTGGCCGCAACAGCGCGGTAATGTAAGATGAATCCACCCCTGAAGAAAGCAGCGATCCGACTTCAACATCGGAAATTCGGTGGGCATCAACTGATTCGGACACACTCTTGTCAATGGCAGCAACCGTATCTTCAAAACTCAGATTATTAGCCTTGAAATCCATATCCCAATACTTCTTAATCGTGAGTTCATTATCCTTCAACGTGAAGTAATGACCTTCCGGAATGCGATAAACGCCTTTGAAGAAAGTTTCGTCCAACGCGGAGTACTGGAAAGTCAAATACGGTTTGAGCGCTTCTTTATTCAGTTGTTTCTTAAACTTAGGATGCTTCAAAAAGGCCTTGATTTCACTACCAACGATGAACGTATCGCCATCGTGGTAATAATACATCGGCTTAATCCCAAAGAAGTCGCGGGCACCAAACATTTCTTTCTTGTTGTCATCCCAAATCAGGAAAGCAAACATGCCGCGAATCTTTTTCAACAGTTCTTCAATGCCATACTCTTCGTAACCATGAAGCAGCACCTCGGTGTCGGAATGGGTCTTAAACACATGTCCGGCAGCAATCAAATCTTTGCGAATACTTTGAAAATTATAGATTTCCCCATTAAAGATAATCGCAACAGTACCGTCTTCGTTCAGAATCGGCTGCGAACCACCCTTTAAATCAATGATCGACAACCGACGAAATCCAAGCGCAACATCATCATTGATATATTCGCCACTCGAATTCGGCCCCCGGTGTTTAATCATATCCATCATGTTATTAATAACTGGTTTCTTGTTCAAAATTGTCTTGTCCGCAAACGCGATGATTCCGCACATACAGTTAACCCCTTTTCGCGTGAATGACGATCATTACTTGTTTCAGTATAAAGATTTGACAACGCAAGTCAATCAAAGAGCGTGAACTGGCGCGGTTAGCGATCGGAGTGTAAGTGGCCTCAACCCTAAATGGCTGGGCTTTGGCCATTTAGGGTTGAGGTCCTTACACGCAGATCGCTGCGCCAGTGAACGCGTTTCAGAACAGAGCGTGAGCCAGCCCGGTTAGAAACCGGAGCATAAGTGTCCTTGAGCGTGATGGCCCGGGCTTGGCCATTGCGCTCAAGGTCCTTATGTGCAGGTTTCTGGGCTGGCGAACGCGTTTCAGAACAGAGCGTGAACCGACTCCTGCGCCAGTGAACGCGTTTCAGCCGCAGCCCGACCACACTCACACTGCCCCCCTCAAAGTCGGCACCATCACCGAATCCCACCACTAAAATCCCCCAAAAACGGCAAAAAAATAGAGATCCAAGTTCCTACAGTCGAACTTGGATCTCCTAAGTTAAGGATTTGACCGATGCAGTCATATTGTTACATTGACTGGTACTAATTGTAAAACCCTCTTCAATAAACCTAATACTGCGACACCTCTACAAAAATCTTATTCACTTGTACGGAACGACGAGTGTTGAAATGATGTTGCCAGATAACTTGGCGTTGTTTGGTGGTTCTATGACACACCCGATTGAACATCTATGGGAAGCTCATTGTCCCGCTTGGATTACTGAGTCTTGTTATTAGCCTCATACCTCCATGTGTGTTCATCTTTAGATCTCATGGAACATGAATCTGACGATAGGTGGCGCAGATACTTACTGCACCAACGCTCTATTCGTTTTACTCGTGCTTTGCGACACACACTTTCGAGCCAGTTCGTTTGCTTGTTACTGAACGAAGGATCGTGATTCTTGGTTCCTGCATCGACCTTGATGTTCTTCCTTAACTTCAAATAAAGTGTATCATGTAAGCGCTATCTTGGCAAGCCCTATGACCTGCTTTTTTACAAAAAAATTTTTAAACCGTCAAAAAGCAAACCGTCGAACCCGACTTGCTGCGCCATAGCCATAGAGACTTAAACGCCGACGATCAATGTCAACACTGACAACATATCCGGCATATTCGCTAGGAGTACCAAAATGTCGATCAAACCGGCGATTAAATTTAGTCGTCAATCCGTGATGGCGACCCATCAGTGCACTGGTATTTTGTAGGCTGTAATGAATACCATTCACCTGATAGTCCGCTTCCAAGTGATAGTGTCCGGCGAGATACGCAATGATCCGGCCCGTGTTTTGGGTGAAATCAAACCTTAACTGTCCGCCAAATTCAGGCGTTTTACCTGTATTCAACACCCCACTGGCATGCAAATTAAAAGCCCGCAACAACTCATGGACGGCCCGACCGTTAAACCTTAAGGCTGGTTGGCCTTTTTGATTCATTGCCGGCGCGTGACTCATGATTAACACATCACGATTCAACGCGCCTTTTAACGCTAAAGCAAAGTCGCGTAACTGCGCAAACGAAACCGCTAAAGTCTTCTTGACATCGTAAATTTTATGTCCGGCATGTAACGGTACATCAGCCGTATTTAATACGATCACGCGTAATCCCGGATAGTCCCGTACCAATAAGCCTTCATGCGAAACCGCAATATCAGGCTGCGCGGCATCTGTCGCAAATATCAGCTGACGATTAACATCCGGCAAGAAGCTGCCTTTGTGACCGGGCCGCTTTTCGGCGAATTTATCATTGTCATCGTGATTGCCTTTAGTAACCAGAAATGGCACCGCACCCCGCCGATAATCAACCATGATATTGCGCAAGCGCATTTTGGTTAGCCATGGCAATTCCGAGCCATCAACCAAGTCGCCAAGATGAACCCGCAAGTCAAGTGGCATCCGGGTACTCAACCACTGCTGCTCACGGACATGCCAAAATCCAGTCGGGCCATAATAAGTCGATGAGAATTTGGCTTTGTCATGAGTATCGGTAATCAAGGCGAAATTCAAGGCTGAAGGCGACAATAATGGTGTCACCGCATCAATAAAATGGCCCAAATCTTTTTTAACAAAAGGCCGAATTGTCATGGCCTGCTTAACCTCCTCACACGTACGCTTTACCGCTTAGAAATTGAGCCACACCCCAAGCGCCAAAAAGACTACCTGCGCTAAAGTGGTGACGAATAGATTTTTGATGGCGTTCGGAAACGTCAGCTTTTTAACCGGATTAGCAGCAAACCCACGCGCATTTTTGACGACCAGCGGCACGGTGATCAATGTCAGCAGCGTCAATTTTGGCAACAGGCCGAGTAATACCGAAACAATCAGCATCAAGAATCCTGCCGTATACAGACTATAAAAGAAAACAATGCTGCGCTGACGTCCGAGATAATGGACAATCGTGCGCCGTTTAAGCGTCTCATCTTCATCCTGATCAGCAATGTTGTTGGCCAGTAACAACGCCGAAATTGCGCATTGTGCCAACCCACTTGCCAGATAAACCGACGCAATTAATGACCACGAAAAGTCGACCACGTTAAAGACGTTGACATAAACCGCGATCAGAAAAATGACAAACCCCATCGTAAATCCCGAGAAGAATTCTCCATACGGTGTGGCAGAAATCGGCCGCGGACCACCTGCATAGCCATAGCCTACCGCAAAGCTAAACAGTCCCATGACCAACAATGGCCATCCGGTACGGCTTACCATCCACAAGCCAAGCACTGCGCTGGTGACCATCATTGCCACCACCATCCAGCCAATCATACTTGGATTCAGATGATTGACGCCGATGATATTGGTCTTTTCGCGAAAATGTAGAGCTTCTGTCTTTTCCGAACGGCGATAATCTTGATAGTTGTCATTCGCATCAACCGCCATGTTAAACAAAAGCATGGCAACAAAGAAAACCAACAATTCCGGAATATGTAACGTATGATAATGGTACCAGGCAAACAACGTCCCCAACAAAAAGGGGAAAACCGATGCTGTTTTCGCCTTAACCTCAACTAATTCAAGAAATACAGATATTGACATAACAACCTCCAACAATTGACTTTTAAGAATCAGGTACAGTAGAGTAAATATGTCTTTAGGAAAGAGAGAAAATGCATGATTCATCCCCTGTGGCACCGATTCCCCATGGTCTATCACCAACTCGAACAGATTCAGCAGCGGCTGGAACAGGTCGCGACTTTACGCGAACCACAAGTGCATACGTTGATTCAGCAACAAATCAATGCAGGCGGCAAGATGTTACGAAGCGGGCTTATGCTTATGCTAGCGCGTTTTGGCGAACCTGACAACGCTGAGCTTGTGACGGCTGGTGCTGCGATTGAAGCACTACACCTAGCCACACTGGTTCACGATGATGTGCTGGATCATGCCGATATTCGTCGCGGCATGACCACGGTTTCTGCCGAGTCCGGAAATCGTGAAGCCATCTATGCCGGTGATTTCCTGTTTGCCATCTATTTTCAGTTGCTTAGCGAACAGGATCCCGAAACCGTTGATTTAAGAACCAACGCCCGCATCATGAAGCGCATCTTTATGGGTGAAGTGGATCAAAACGGCCCCAGCGCACCGCTCATTCCAACCGTCAATGCTTATTTAAGTGCCATCAGCGGTAAAACAGCCGCTTTGTTTGCGCTGGCGACTTATACAGGCGCAACGATCGGTCACCTTTCTGCCACCCAGAAAAAGGCCGCTTACCGATTTGGCCGGCAGCTCGGCATGGCCTTTCAAATGATTGATGATTTACTTGATTATACCCAAACTGCCAAAACATTGAATAAACCGGCGCTTGAGGATTTAAATAATGGCATTGTCACCTTGCCGCTCATCTACGCCTATCAAACTGTGCCTGACCAGTTGACGCCTTTAACGAAAACAGCCGAACAAATCGCCGCCAATGCTGATGAAATCGCTGCGATTGTTCGTAAACACGGTCTTCCACAGGCACATCAGCTTGCTTTCACCTATACACACCGAGCAATTGCAGCTTTGAACCCACTGCCTTCATCGCCTACCAAAGCAGCCTTGACCAAGCTCACGCAGCAGCTCTTGCAGCGAACGCATTAACTAATTTGTGATTTCTTTAGCGATCCCAGCTTCAATTTTGGTTGTCTGTCAGTGCAAAAATTGTTAAAGAATCGCCGCCAACATTGCATATTTCAAGAAATCATGCCAAAATAATAATTCATTTAATTTTTAAAAATTAACAATTAGCACAATGTTTCACAAACATTGTGCTTTTTAAGTGGTATGATACAGATATAGCAATAGTGAAAGAGTGATCAAACATGGTAAAAATCCTCTCTATCAATGCCGGCAGCTCCTCACTTAAATGGAAGTTGTTTGACATGCCCAGCGAAAGACAAGTAGCAGAAGGCGCAACTGATATCCTGCGTCAGTCGACGGTTAAAATCAAGTATGGTACTGATCAGGTTTATGAAAGTACCACTCCGATTCGCAATTATCGGGAAGCTGTCAGCAATTTGCTCAGTCACTTGCAATCTTTAGGTCTGGTGAACCGCCTCGATGAAATTACCGGCATCGGTCATCGCGTTGTTGCAGGTGGAGAACTATTTTCCGCACCTATCGTCATTGACAATCGGGTGTTGGCACAAATTCGAGCGCTGCGGGATTACGCGCCACTGCACAATCCCGTCGAAGCCGATTGCATCGACATTTTCCGTAAGATGATGCCTTGGGCGCTTGAAGTGGCGGTTTTTGATACTGCCTTTCATCAGACTATGAAACCGGTCAATTATCTTTACAGCATTCCTTATGAATATTATCAAAAATATGGCGTTCGTAAATATGGCGCACATGGCACCAGCGTTCGGTATGTCAGTGCTCACGCAGCCAAAATGCTAGGCAAACCGCTTGAATCCATGCGTATGATTGTCATGCATCTTGGCGCCGGCTCCAGCATCACGGCGATCCAAAATGGTAAATCCGTGGATACGTCAATGGGGTTCACCCCTGTATCCGGCGTGACAATGGGAACCCGCGCCGGTGATGTGGACGTTTCATTGATTGCCTACCTCATGAAGAAGTTAGACATAACCGATGTTGATCAAATGATTGACATTTTAAACACCGAATCCGGATTGCGCGGGATCTCCGGCATCAGCCACGATGTTCGTGATCTTGAAGCCGCCGCCCCGACGCATCCGCGCGCAAAACTAGCGCTGGATATTTTCGTCAACCGAATCATCAAATATATCGGTGCTTACGCGGCCTTAATGAATGGCGTTGACGTGCTTGTCTTCACAGCCGGCATCGGCGAGCACAGTAGTAATATTCGCGCCCGCATCATGCAATCGCTTGGCTATCTGGGCGCCCGGATTGATCCTGAGCGCAATTTACAGATTCACGATAACGCCGGCGATATTACGGCAGCCGATGCACGTGTCAAGACCCTCGTTATCCCGACAAACGAGGAATTAATGATTGTCCGGGATGTTATGTCATTAAGCCAAGTTGCCCAACAAGCGGAATGAATCCGATTTTGATCTTCAACCTGCCTTAACATTTGAATCACTGCTTTTTGAATGCGCCAGAAGTCATTACAGCAAATGCTGCCTGACTTCTGGCGTTTTTGGGTTCAAAAAAGTTGCCTTATATTCACACAAATGATAGCCGCTCAACCCACGTAAATCGCCGCAGCTGACAAATCGTCATCAAATTTCCAAAATGCTGCTTGCAATTCCAATAGTCGCTGTTTATACTGTGCATATATTACATATACAGTATAAACACACAAAGGAGATGTTCGCTATGCTCAACGTCACCAACCTTACCAAGCGTTTTGGAAATACCACCGCCGTTCACGATGTTTCTTTTGCGGTTCGACCCGGAGAAATTCTCGGACTTATCGGTCAAAATGGTGCCGGAAAGACCACGACCTTCCGCATGTTACTGAACTTGCTGCAACCGGATCAAGGCACGGTTACTTGGAACCAGCAACCATTGGCCAAACTGAGTCGCGAGACAATCGGGTATTTACCTGAAGAACGCGGTTTGTATCCTAAAATGACCATCGCGGATCAAATTTGTTTCTTCGCTGAACTTCACGGTATGAAACGTCCAGCGGTCATGGCAGTCCTTGATCAATGGCTTGACCAATTTCAAGTCAAAGGCAAGCCCACTGATCTCGTCAAAGATCTGTCAAAAGGTAATCAGCAAAAAGTTCAACTGATTGCCGCGATGATTCATACACCCCAATTTATTATTTTGGATGAACCCTTTTCCGGTCTGGATCCGGTTAATGCCCATCTGCTAGAAGTCGGGATTCGCCGGTTGCGTGATCAAGGCAGCGCAATTATCTATTCGAGCCACGACATGCGCAACGTTGAAGCCATTTCCGATCGGTTGGTCATGCTAAAAAACGGTGCCGTTGTCTTATCCGGCAAGCTTGACGAAATTCGCGAACAGTTTGGTCAAACCCGACTCTACGTTCAATCCCCCTTAACCCAACAGGAGCTACAGGCTTTCCCCGGCGTGATCACGGTGACGCCACGTTCCCGCGGCTTCTTAGTCAAACTGACCGATCCGCAAGTTGGCCATGATATTTTCGCCGCTGCCACACACCAAGGCTACATTCCCGAGTTTAGTCAACAAGCACCATCCTTAGACGAAATCTTCCGCATGAAAGTAGAGGCCTAATCATGGAAAAAATGGATGTCATTTTTCGCCAAGTCTTCATCAAGAATCTTAAAAGTAAAACCTGGTTATGGATTGTCCTGGGTCCGTTAGTATTAGCCGCTATTTTTGGCGCGGTTTTCTGGTTGATGAATCAAACCAACCAAACAACCCGAATCGGCGTGGTTTCGGACAGCCCGGCATTGGTTCAAACGTTTAAAAGCAGCAGCGACAACGATCAGCATTATACGCATTACGCCACCACGGCTGCAGCTAAACGAGCATTGGCGGCCGAAAAACTTGATGCAGTTTTGACAGTCACCGGTCAGCCGACCCAACAGGCAAGTCTCATTCAGCGAACAGATGGGCAAAGCATCAATCGCACCCAACTACAAGGTGTGCTGGCTCAAGCCCACACCAAAAAAGTTGCCAGTCAACTACAGCTATCGACCACCCAACTGCAGCAACTTTTTGCGACTCCCGCCTTGGCCACTACCAGTGTCAAAGTAGATGATGGCAAGCTTGTCACCCGTTCTGCCAAATCCCAAGCGTCCGGATCGGTTGCGGGTTTCATCGTCGATATTTTGATTTACACCTTTGTCATCGGTTATGCTTCAATGATGGCGCAGGAAATTGGGACAGAAAAAGGGTCACGGATAGAAGAATCGATTTTAACTGCGATTACGCCGCAAGCTCAGTTCTTTGGCAAACTGCTTGGCATTCTGGCGTTGATGGCAACACAAATCATTATTTATGGCGTGGTCGGATTAGCCAGTCTCGTCGCCTTACGCCAGCTACCGCAAAATCCCCTGTCAACGCTTATCGGCCATCTTGACCTGAGTAGTGTGAGTCCAAACATGATTCTGTTTAGTATTGCGTTCTTCTTTGTCGGCACCTTGACCTATACCGTTTTGGCCGCCTTAACTGGTTCGCTGGTTGCGAATCAGGAACAGATCGGCCAGGCTACCACACCGATTGTGATGCTGGGAATGGTTGGCTACTTTGGCGCTATCATTGTTGCCAATGGCGCCTCGCCTATTCTTAATATCGCCAGTTATGTGCCATTTTTATCAACCATGATGATGCCCGTACGACTGGGAGCAGGCCAAGTCAGTGCTGCGGCCGGCTGGTCAGCATTCGGCATTAATGTGATCTTTTTAATCGCGTTCACCTGGCTAACGGTCAAGCTTTATCAGACGAATGTGTTAAGCTATTCTGATGGCGGTATTTTCAAAGCGTTCAAGCGTTCGTTACAATTACAACGTACCGCCCGCAAGCGTCATCCGGTCAAATCATGACACGAAATGAGGTTAACCATGCGGATCGTCATCTCAAATCAATCGGGCAAACCGATTTATGAACAAATCGAAGACCAGGTGAAAACCGCGATCCTCGCCGGTCAGTTAAAGGCGAATGAACAACTGCCGTCTATCCGCAGTCTTGCTAAAGATTTACGTATCAGCGTGATCACAACGACCCGCGCCTATCACGAACTTGAAGCAGCCGGATTCATTACCAACGTTCAGGGTAAAGGCGCCTATGTTCTCGGCCAAGATAGCTCTTTGGTCCGGGAAAACGCACTGCGCGACATTGAAGCGTCCCTGAATCAAGCAATCGACACGGCTAAAATGGCCAAAATCACCCCCGCCGAGTTGCACACTATGTTAGATACATTACTGCAAGCAGAAGGAGAAGCCGATCATGACAACTGATTTACTCACAGTTTCGCACCTCAACAAACACTATGAGGATTTTCACTTGGCTGACGTCAGTTTTCACCTGCCTGCCGGTTATATTATGGGTTTCATCGGTCCAAATGGCGCAGGCAAAACAACAACGATCAAAGCGATTCTCGACATGCTTCAACCTGACAGTGGTGATATCAGTTTACTGGGTCAAACCACCGTTGCAGCTCGAAAACAGGTTCGGGATCAGCTTGGTGTTGTTCTGGATGGAATGGTTTATCCAGACTCATGGCAATCAACCGCGGTGAATCGGTTTGTCGGTCCTTTTTTCCCTAGTTGGGATGCGGTTTATTTTAAACAGTTATGTCACGATTTTGCGATTCCTGAAAAAACCAAATATCGTGATTTATCAATGGGTACCAAAATCAAGTTGCAACTGGCCGCGGCTTTAGCCCATCATCCGCAGCTCTTAATCTTAGATGAACCCACGTCTGGCTTGGATCCGATTGCCCGTGACGAACTCATTGCCATTTTGCAGGATTTTATCAGCGACGATCAACATAGCGTTTTGATTTCAACCCACAGTATTATCGAATTGGCTAAAGTGGCCGATTATGTCACTTACTTGCTAACAGGGAAAGTAACCTTCACTGGGCCATTAAGTGACCTGCTTGATCGGTATATTATGATTAAAGGTGGCCCAAATGAGTTAACCCCGGGCATTCAAGCAACGATTATCGGATTGCAACAAAGCCGCGTCGGATTCTCCGGTATTTGGCCTGCCGATCAAGCCGATCAACTGCCTGACAGTATTGTTCAGGAAACAGTTGATTTGGAAACCTTGATGATTGCTTTTGGCAAGGGGAGGCGTGCACATGCGTGATTTGGTCAAACTTGTTGGCTTGGACCTGGCTGTATTTCATACTAATAGTAAGAAGTATTTTTGGTTTGGTACTTTGATCAGTATCGTTTTGTTGCTTCTCCCTTTCTTGAACGGTGACTTAGCAACCCCGCTTGCAGGCGGCATTACGGGTCTTAGCATTGGCTTATTGATGATGCCTTTTGTCGGTGTTGATCGCCAAGGAATGGAGAATCTTTACACCATGTTACCGGTCCGCCGTACTACCATTGTCGCCGGCCATTATCTGTTCGGTTTGATGACAGTGGGCTTAATTGACGCGTGCAGCATGCTTATCATTGGTCTGGGTTGGATGGCTCGCGTTAATCCAATCCGTGATTCACAAGCTTTCGGGTGGATGCTTTGTTTTGGTACTGCGCTCATGCTCTTTCAAATTATCTTATCGTTTCCACTCATGATTGGCTTGGGGTTTAAGCGCGCGCCTCTTGCTGCTTATTTTCCACTTGCCATTCTCTTAATTGCCGTCTTTCTTGAAAGAAGCTTCCAAGTAGACTTAGATGCCCTCAAGCCTTGGTTCGGAGTAATTGTGGCAATCTTTATTTCAGCTTTCATCTTCTCTTGGTGGTTAAGCACCGTGCTGTATAAAAAACGCGAATTCTAACCCGTAAACAAAAAGTCGCCATTTCATAATCGAGATGGCGACTTTTTTGCATCTTCGCAACATTGATCAGCCCTGTCCGTCTTTAAACGCAGGATATAATGTCATCCCACCGTCAATAAATAGGGTCGTGCCAGTGACGTAACTTGACTCTGTCGATGCCAGCCAGGCTGCTCCGGCGGCAACATCTTCCGGTTTACCTAGTCGTCCTTGGGGAATCATAGCGACTGTTTGGTCATACTGCGCCTTATCAGCAAACTTTTCCGCATTAATCGGCGTCTCAATGGCACCGGGACCGATAGCGTTGACCCGAATTCCGCGGTTAGCGTATTCCATCGCAATCGTCTCCGTGAAAAGCTTAACCGCCCCTTTAGCTGCAGTATAGCTGGCAAACGTTGGCCAGGGAATCTGTTCATGGACCGATGAGATGTTAATAATATTGCCTGGCTGGTGATGGTCGAGAAAA harbors:
- a CDS encoding cation diffusion facilitator family transporter, with the protein product MLKSNNSLSISALIEQHGHEKIRQARRMLVVNLIVYTVIAAIELWFGAKDHAVALTADGQNNLTGIVTVSALIVGLSFATRPSDTFHLEGHWQFENLAVFLAGLGMFLIGLITIWEGLGATLALLSGHAAAPLKGQAAIMAAISAVSMLILCWFNHLIGQHTQSSSLAASAKDFLGDALTSTGTMIAILGASYWHIHWIDPLAAVLIGLFLIWNGSRILSTSAEKLSNGFNPALRTQLVDKLQTVSGILAVSFVDGRYAGSNIIVEAEIVLPAGDSLAKSYRICKSAEQVLQSDFPVLYCCIQVKPNLPKNMSR
- a CDS encoding ABC transporter ATP-binding protein: MLNVTNLTKRFGNTTAVHDVSFAVRPGEILGLIGQNGAGKTTTFRMLLNLLQPDQGTVTWNQQPLAKLSRETIGYLPEERGLYPKMTIADQICFFAELHGMKRPAVMAVLDQWLDQFQVKGKPTDLVKDLSKGNQQKVQLIAAMIHTPQFIILDEPFSGLDPVNAHLLEVGIRRLRDQGSAIIYSSHDMRNVEAISDRLVMLKNGAVVLSGKLDEIREQFGQTRLYVQSPLTQQELQAFPGVITVTPRSRGFLVKLTDPQVGHDIFAAATHQGYIPEFSQQAPSLDEIFRMKVEA
- a CDS encoding 1,4-dihydroxy-2-naphthoate polyprenyltransferase produces the protein MSISVFLELVEVKAKTASVFPFLLGTLFAWYHYHTLHIPELLVFFVAMLLFNMAVDANDNYQDYRRSEKTEALHFREKTNIIGVNHLNPSMIGWMVVAMMVTSAVLGLWMVSRTGWPLLVMGLFSFAVGYGYAGGPRPISATPYGEFFSGFTMGFVIFLIAVYVNVFNVVDFSWSLIASVYLASGLAQCAISALLLANNIADQDEDETLKRRTIVHYLGRQRSIVFFYSLYTAGFLMLIVSVLLGLLPKLTLLTLITVPLVVKNARGFAANPVKKLTFPNAIKNLFVTTLAQVVFLALGVWLNF
- a CDS encoding acetate kinase codes for the protein MVKILSINAGSSSLKWKLFDMPSERQVAEGATDILRQSTVKIKYGTDQVYESTTPIRNYREAVSNLLSHLQSLGLVNRLDEITGIGHRVVAGGELFSAPIVIDNRVLAQIRALRDYAPLHNPVEADCIDIFRKMMPWALEVAVFDTAFHQTMKPVNYLYSIPYEYYQKYGVRKYGAHGTSVRYVSAHAAKMLGKPLESMRMIVMHLGAGSSITAIQNGKSVDTSMGFTPVSGVTMGTRAGDVDVSLIAYLMKKLDITDVDQMIDILNTESGLRGISGISHDVRDLEAAAPTHPRAKLALDIFVNRIIKYIGAYAALMNGVDVLVFTAGIGEHSSNIRARIMQSLGYLGARIDPERNLQIHDNAGDITAADARVKTLVIPTNEELMIVRDVMSLSQVAQQAE
- a CDS encoding polyprenyl synthetase family protein — translated: MIHPLWHRFPMVYHQLEQIQQRLEQVATLREPQVHTLIQQQINAGGKMLRSGLMLMLARFGEPDNAELVTAGAAIEALHLATLVHDDVLDHADIRRGMTTVSAESGNREAIYAGDFLFAIYFQLLSEQDPETVDLRTNARIMKRIFMGEVDQNGPSAPLIPTVNAYLSAISGKTAALFALATYTGATIGHLSATQKKAAYRFGRQLGMAFQMIDDLLDYTQTAKTLNKPALEDLNNGIVTLPLIYAYQTVPDQLTPLTKTAEQIAANADEIAAIVRKHGLPQAHQLAFTYTHRAIAALNPLPSSPTKAALTKLTQQLLQRTH
- a CDS encoding metallophosphoesterase family protein; amino-acid sequence: MTIRPFVKKDLGHFIDAVTPLLSPSALNFALITDTHDKAKFSSTYYGPTGFWHVREQQWLSTRMPLDLRVHLGDLVDGSELPWLTKMRLRNIMVDYRRGAVPFLVTKGNHDDNDKFAEKRPGHKGSFLPDVNRQLIFATDAAQPDIAVSHEGLLVRDYPGLRVIVLNTADVPLHAGHKIYDVKKTLAVSFAQLRDFALALKGALNRDVLIMSHAPAMNQKGQPALRFNGRAVHELLRAFNLHASGVLNTGKTPEFGGQLRFDFTQNTGRIIAYLAGHYHLEADYQVNGIHYSLQNTSALMGRHHGLTTKFNRRFDRHFGTPSEYAGYVVSVDIDRRRLSLYGYGAASRVRRFAF
- the asnB gene encoding asparagine synthase (glutamine-hydrolyzing) gives rise to the protein MCGIIAFADKTILNKKPVINNMMDMIKHRGPNSSGEYINDDVALGFRRLSIIDLKGGSQPILNEDGTVAIIFNGEIYNFQSIRKDLIAAGHVFKTHSDTEVLLHGYEEYGIEELLKKIRGMFAFLIWDDNKKEMFGARDFFGIKPMYYYHDGDTFIVGSEIKAFLKHPKFKKQLNKEALKPYLTFQYSALDETFFKGVYRIPEGHYFTLKDNELTIKKYWDMDFKANNLSFEDTVAAIDKSVSESVDAHRISDVEVGSLLSSGVDSSYITALLRPEHTFSIGFDNKKYHEGVAAKELSDKLGLDNTSDIVTEKEALDNFPLIQYHLDEPDSNPSCVPLYFLTRLAHKDVTVILSGEGADELFAGYANYGFHTRSHAIRVFADGLRKLPRGVKYRIAHGLKKMPNFHGRLHLYESTAPAEEFFIGEALVFHEGQADEILQPEFRQSKSVRDIVTESYKKVRHYDDEVKKMQYLDIHQFMPKDILLKADKLSMANSMELRVPFLDKEVAKVAAGIPTKYLINSHNSKYALREAANRHLPEEWASREKLGFPVPVKQWLEDEPFYKKVRETFEQDWVKEFFDQDAILDILDKTYRKERNDRRKVWTIYTFLVWYKVYFIDDEIPHYVADSNKEKLEA